The sequence TCCACATCCCTTGGCGAAACGGGACCGCGGCGACCCGCGGAGCCCGGTGGCCGTCGTGGCCACACGCTCCACCGTCACGCCGCGGGATGCCCGGTGCCAGGGAGGGGTGTGCCTAGGGAGTCCGGTACCAGGCACCCCGACGCGTCCGGGAGGAGAGTGGCGGTATGGACCGCCACCACGAACCCGGAGACGGCAACGAGCTGGGCGGGTTCCTGCGCGCCCGCCGTGCCGCCCTCGATCCGCGCCGGGCCGGGCTGCCGCACCACGGCGGGCTGCGCCGCGTGCCGGGACTGCGCCGGGAGGAGCTGGCGCAGCTCGCCCACGTGAGCTTCGACTACGTCGTCCGGCTCGAACAGGGGCGTACCCGCAAGGTCTCCCGCGCCGTCCTGGACGCCCTGGCGGACGCGCTGCAGATGACGCCGGACGAGCGCGACTACCTCTTCGGCCTCGCCGACATCTCCCCGCGCAAGGCCGCCCGTGCCCCGGGGCTGCCGGACGTGGCCCCGCGCCTGCGGCAGCTCCTGGACGACATGCACGACGTCCCGGCGATGGTCATCCACCGGCGGATGGACGTCCTGGCCTGGAACCGCGCGGCGGCCGCCCTGCTCACCGACTTCGCCGCGCTGCCCCCGGCCCGGCGCAACATCATCCGCCTGACCTTCCTCGACGACGCCTTCCGCGCGCAGTACGTGGACTGGCCCGTGGTGGCCCGCGAGTGCGTCGCGGTGCTGCGCATGGAGTCCGGCCGGCACCCCGACGACCCGGACCTCGGCGCCCTGATCGCCGAGCTGAACGAGAAGGACGCGGACTTCCGCGCCTGGTGGGCCGACTACCGCGTGGCCGGGCCCCGGCAGTTGACCAAGCGCATCCGCCACCCCACCGCCGGCGAGCTGACCCTGGACGTCCAGCAGTTGTCCGTCGACACCGACGCCGACCAGTTGCTGGCCGCCTACACCGCCCACGACGCGAAGTCCCGTGACGCGCTGGACTTCCTCCTGCGGTGGTCCGGCGGACCCCGCCCCGCGCGCGCCTCGTCGCAACCCTGATAACTTCGCCGCGCGGACACCGACGCGACCCGATGCCGGCCGGCATCCGGGCTCCGCTGCGCCGGCGTCCCAGCAGGTCGTACGGTGTGCGGCGGTGGCACGCGGCAGGCCGGTGCGGGGCCGGCCGGGCGTGGTCGGGCGCAGTCGGGCGGAAGGGTGCCCGGCGGCACTCGCCGGGTGGCTCCGCGCCGGGTACGATCCGCCACACACAGGTACAGGCTGGGAGGACACACCTTGGAGCGCCTCACCGGTGGGGACCCGTCCCTGCTCCGGCGGATCAACTCCGCGGTCGTCCTCCACGCGTTGCGCGGAGCGCAGACCCCCACGCTCACCGAGCTGGTGCACACCACCGGGCTGTCCCGCCCGACGGTCGAGGGCGTCATCGAGGGACTGACCGAGTCGGACCTGGTGGTCGAGGTCGCCCCGGAGCCGGGCGACACCCGCAAGCAGGGCCGGCCGGCCCGCCGGTTCCGCTTCCACGCCGAGGCCGGGCACCTGCTGGGTGTCGAGATCGGCGCGCACCAGGTGCGCGCGGTGCTGTCCGACCTCAGCGGCCAGGTGCTGGACACGCTCGGCCACGACGTGGCGGAGGCGGCCGGCGCCGACGACCGGATCGACCGGGTCCGCGGCACCGTCGCCGACCTGCTGCGCAAGGCCGGCGTGGCGCGCAGCACGCTGTGGGCGGTGGGGGTGGGCAGTCCGGGCATCGTGGAGGCGGGCGGCGAGGTGCGGCTGGGCACGGCGCTGCCGGGCTGGACCGGGCTGGCGCTCGGCGAGCGGCTGCAACGCTCCTTCCGCTGCCCGGTGCTGGTGGAGAACGACGCGAACCTGGCCGCGGTCGCCGAGCACTGGAAGGGCGCCGCGGTCGGCACGGACGACGTGGTGTTCGTGCTGGCCGGGCTGAGCCCGGGCGCCGGTTCGCTGATCGGGGGGCGGCTGCACCGCGGTTTCGGTGGCGCGGCCGGGGAGATCGGCGCGCTGCACCTGCTGGGGCGCGAGGTGACCCCCGAGCACCTGCTGTCGACCACCGGGACCCCGCTGCACCCGCTGGACGAGCCCGCCGTGGAGCGGGTGTTCGCGCTGGCCCGCGAGGGCGACGTGCAGGCGAAGGACGCGCTGGACCGGTTCCTGCGCCGGCTGGTGCACGACGTGGCCGCGCTGGTGCTGGCGATCGACCCGGAACTGGTGGTGGTCGGCGGCTGGGCGGCCGGTCTCGACGGCGTACTGGAGCCGCTGCGCGCGGAGTTGGCGCGTTACTGCCTGCGGCCGCCGAACGTGGTGCTGTCCGCGCTGGGCCAGGAGGCGATCGCCACGGGGGCGCTGCGGCTGGCGCTGGACCACGTGGAGGAGCAGTTGTTCGCGGTCGAGCAGACGTCGCTGCCCCGGCACTGAGCGGACTCGGCCGGTCGGGGCGGACTGACGGCCGGCCAGGGTCGGTTACGGCGTATTGCGCGCGGCGTCCTGCGCAGGGCGCCGGTACGGGCCCGGGACGCGCGGCGCCGTACGCGCACGACCGCGGCCCGCTCCCGTGGTTCACGGAAGCGGGCCGGGGGTGGAGCGCGGGCGGGCCGGGTACGGGCCCGGCCGTCAGGACGCCTGGCGGCGGCTGCCGGGCTGGTCGTGCAGCACTTCCAGCGCGCCGGAGTCGCCGAAGGTGAGCCGGCAGGTGTCGGCGCGGTACGTCGCGACGGAGGCGGCGGCGACACGGCCGGCCGCGTAGTAGCGGGTGGTGACCACCAGGACGGGCGCACCGGGCAACCGGTCGAGCTGCTTGGCGTCCTCGGCGCGGGCCGAGCCCAGCTCGACGGAGCGGTCCTCGCCCTCCAGCTCCAGGACGTGCAGTTCGCGCAGCACCGCGGGGCCGTGCTCGGCCGGGGTGAGCAGCGTCGACAGCCCGGGCACGGACGCGGACGGCACGTAGAGCAGTTCGGTGGCGACCGGCTGGCCCTGGGTGACCCGCTCGCGGCGGACGGTGTGCACCGCCTCCTCGCGGTCGGTGCCGAGCAGCGCGGCGATCGCGGCGGGGGCGGCGGCCTCGACACAGCCCACGGTGTTCCAGGCGTCGCGCACGGCACCGGGCCACACGTTCGCCGACGGGCCGACGGCCACGCCGATCCTGGGCGGCGCCACGGTGGTGCCCACGCCGCGCCTGCGCTGGAGCCGGCCTTCCAGCTCGAGCTGTTCGAGCGCCTGGCGGAGCGTGGCCCGCGCGACGCCGAAGCGCGCGGCGAGGTCACGCTCGTTGGGCAGGATCTCGCCGACCTCGAACTCCGAGTCGAGGGCGTCGTTCAGCACGGTCTTGAGGTGCCAGTACTTCGGCTCCTGCACCGCTTCGAGCTGCGTGGTCCCCACCCTGTCCTCGCAATCGCCGTGGTCGTGGCCGCCGGACCCTGCCGGGGTCACACCTTGTTACGCCTTGTTAAGCCTTGTTTCCGAACCAGTGTTTATTAAAGGTCCTTGCACTACTAGGACGATAGAGGCGCGTCGCAAACTTGGTCAAGACCAATCCTCGAACCCACCCATGCGTGGCGGAACCGGATACATGTGACGTTCATACGATGTTGACGGTGTGCTGCAATAGCGTTCGTGATCTCCGCGGGACAGAGCGGGGACGGTGTACGGCCGGGCGGAGTGGGCGCCGAGGGCACGACGCCGCACGGCACGGACACAGCACGAACACAGCGCGACATGACGAACGGCACAGCGAGGAGCAGGGCGATGGTTCAGGTCACCGTGGTCACGGGTGGCAGCCGCGGCATCGGGGCGGCGGTGGCGCTGCGGCTGGCCGCCGCCGGCCACCAGGTCGCGATCGGCTACGAGCGGGCCAAGGACGCCGCGGAGGACGTGGCCCGGCAGATCCGCGCGGGCGGCGGCACCTGCCTGGTGCACCAGGTCGACACCAGCGACGAGCAGCAGGTCGACACGTTCTTCGGCGCGGTGCGCGACGAACTCGGCCCCGCCACCGGCCTGGTGAACAACGCGGGCATCACCGGCCCGCTCGGCCGGTTCGCGGAGACCCCGGTCGAGGTGATGCGCCGGGTCGTCGACGTCAACGTGATGGGCGCGCTGATCTGCGCCCGCCGCGCGGTGCTGGACATGTCCACGCGGTACGGCGGGGAGGGCGGCGCGATCGTGAACATCTCCTCGGGCGGGGCCACGTTGGGCAGCCCCGGCGAGTACGTGCACTACGCGGCGAGCAAGTCGGCGGTCGACGCGATGACGGTCGGCCTGTCGAAGGAACTGGCCGAGGAGGGCGTGCGGGTCAACTCGGTGCAGCCCGGGATGATCGTGACCGACATCCACGCGGCGATGGGCGACGCGCAGCGACCGTGGCGCAAGAGCGACCGCATCCCGATGCGGCGCCCCGGACAGCCGGAGGAGGTGGCCGGCGCGGTGGCGTGGCTGCTCTCGCCCGACGCGTCGTACACCACGGGTGCGGTCCTGCGGGTGACGGGCGGGCTGTAGCCACCGGGGGCGGCGGACCGAGCGGGCGGCACCGGCGGCGGGCGGCCCGGGCGGCGGCGTATCGGGCGGCGTACGGACCGGGCGGTGTACTGACCGGGCGGCGGGGCAACCCACCCGCTCCGTACGCCTCCCCCACCGCGTCGAGCCGCTTCCACGGTGATCTTTCCGCGGCACAAGTGTTGACCTGAGCATGGCCGAAACCCGACGGTGATACGGGGTAACCCGGGGGTAACCCGCGCGGCGCTTCGCGGGGGCACAATCCGGTTGCCCCGCAACCGACTTCGGACAACTTCAGAGGAGCACCATGCCCGGTTCCGTCGCCGACGACGCCGTGAAGCCCGCACCCGCGCCGCCGCCGGCCAACCACCTCCTGGAACGGTGGTTCCGGATATCCCAGCGGGGTTCCACGCCCGGGCGGGAGGTGCGGGGCGGGCTCGCGACCTTCTTCGCGATGGCCTACATCCTGGTGCTCAACCCGATCATCCTCAGCGGCAGCAAAGCCCACCCGGTGCTGGACAAGTACGGCCACAGCCTCTCCCCGGGGCAGGTGCTGACCGTCACCGCGCTCGTGGCCGCGGTGATGACGGTGATCATGGGCGTGGGCGGCAACCTGCCGCTGGCCATCGCCACCGGGCTCGGCCTCAACGCCGTGGTGGCCTACCAGCTGGCACCCAAGATGAGCTGGCCGGACGCGATGGGCCTGGTCGTCCTGGAGGGCCTGCTGATCTGCGTGCTGGTCGTCACCGGCCTGCGGCAGGCGATCATGGAAGCCATCCCGCAGGCGATCAAGAAGGCGATCGCCGTCGGCATCGGCATGTTCATCGCCTTCATCGGCCTGGTCGACGCCGGGTTCGTCACCCGCATCCCGGACGCGGCCAGTACCACCACCCCGGTGCAGCTCGGCGGCACCGGCACCCTCACCGGCTGGCCGGTCCTGGTCTTCTGCGTCGGCGTCCTGCTCACCATCTCCCTGGTCGCGCGCCGGATGCGCGGCGCGATCCTGATCAGCATCGTGGTCATGACGATCGTGGCGCTCATCGTCAACAAGATCGCGGACATCCCCGACCTGGCCTGGGGGCTCAACCCGCCGACCGTCCCGCACAAGGCCGTCGCCACCCCGGACTTCGGACTGGTCGGCCACTTCAGTCTGTTCGGCGGGTTCCGCGACGCCGGTGTGGTGACCTGCGTGCTGTCGGTGTTCACGCTGGTGCTGTCGGACTTCTTCGACGCGATGGGCACGATCGTCGGCATCTCCAGCGAGGCGGGTCTGCTCGACAAGGAGGGCCGGGTGCCGAACATCGGCCGGGTGCTGTTCATCGACGGCGCGGCGGCGGTCGCCGGCGGCATGGCGTCGTCGTCCTCCAACACCGCGTACGTCGAGTCGGCGGCGGGCGTCGGCGAGGGGGCCCGCACCGGGCTGGCGAGCGTGGTCACCGGGGTGCTGTTCGCGCTGGCGCTCTTCCTGTCGCCGCTGGCCGGGGTGGTGCCCTCGCAGGCGGCGGCGCCGGCGCTGGTCGCGGTCGGCTTCCTGCTGATGGCGCAGGTGCGCACCATCGACTGGACCGAGTACGACACCGCCATCCCGGCGTTCCTGACCATCGCGGTGATGCCCTTCACCTACAGCATCACCAACGGCATCGGCGCCGGCTTCCTGTCCTACGTCGTGCTCAAGACGGCGCTCGGCAAGATCCGCGAGGTGCACCCGCTGGTGTGGTGCGTGTCGCTCTTCTTCCTCGCCTACTTCGCGATCGACCCGCTCCAGCAGGCGTTCGGCGTCAAGTAGCCCGGCCCCGGCGGGCGGTCCGGCCGGAACCGCGGTCCTGCGGACGAGCGGCCCGACGGCCGTACGGAACCCGGCATGCCCGCCGGGCCCGCGCCCTCCCCCGCGCGCCGTCCGCGGTCCGCCGGAGGAGGGGGCCGGCAGACACGCGGACGGCCTTCGAAGCTCCGACCGGGACGGGGGCGCCCGGTCGGAGCCGCTGGCCGGGCCGGTGCGCGCACCGGCCCGTACTGAGACAACTCCCCCCATCCCGGCGGAGTTCCCGCCCCGCGCGCATAAATGCGAACTGGGTTTCCGACCTGTGCGCCGCGCCGTTCCCGCACCGCTCCGCCGCACCCGCGACCGGCCCTCCCGAGCCGCCCCGGCCCGCCCCCGGTCAGCGCCGACGCGCCGCCGGAACCGGCTCCTCCCCGCCCGCAGGCCCGTCCACCGCCGTACCGGGGGCCTCCCGCAGCGCCGAGCCGCCGCCGGAACCGTACGCCCGCCCGCGTACCCCGCGTACCCCGCGCAGCGCGCCCGAGCCGACCGCCACGCCCGCCGCGACCAGCGCGCTGCCGGCCAACTGGCCCACCCCCAGCGTCCCGACCGAGACCACCGGCGCGGTCAGCGCCGCCGAGACCGGGATCAGCCCGGAGAAGAGCGCGGCCCGCTCGGTGCCCAGCCGCTGGAACCCGGCATACCAGCACACGAACCCGATCACGGTCGCGACGACCGCCTGCCAGCCCAGCGCCAGCGCCTCGGGTCCGGTCGGGGTACGGAACCCGTCGCCGACCGCGGCGAGCACCGCGGCCTCCACCGCGGCGAACCCGCAGACGCAGGTGGACAGCAGCAGCGGGCCCAGCGGCCGTACCAGCGGCGCCGCCAGCAGCGCGAAGCCCACCTCGCCGCCCAGCGCCGCCACCGACCAGGCCAGGCCCCGCCCGTCCGTGCCGCCCCAGCCCTGCACGGCGAACGCGCCCGCCGCCACCAGCACCGCTCCCCCGGTGACGGCCGTGCCCGGCCGGCGTCCCGCGGCCAGCGGGACCAGCACGGCCACCACCACGGGCGCACAGCCCACCAGCACGCCGGGCACCGCCGGTTGCGCGGTGCGCTCCGCCGCGAGCACCGACAGGTTGAAGCCGACCATGCCGACCGCGGCGACGGCCGCGACCAGCGCCCACTGGCGTACGCCGAGCGCGCGCAGCCGGCCGCTCCCACCGCGGCACGCCGGGCCGGCCAGCAGCAGGAACGCGGCGCCGTAGCGCAGTGCCTGGCCGCCGGCGTGCGGGTAGTGGACGAGCGCGCCGCCGGCGGTGAAGGACGCGCCCACCAGGACGCAGGCGACCGCGGCGAAGAGCGCGCCGCTGCGGGAGGAGGAGTTCATACCCGGACCGTACGGACGCGAGGCGGTCTGCTTTAAGGTCCACTTTCATGGGAAGTAGGGGGACCACTTCACCGGCGGGCGGTGGGTCCGGCGATGCGGCGGGCGATGCGCCGGCCGATCCGCCGGGCGCGCGTCCCGAGGGCATGGCCGCGTGGGAGGTGCTGCTGCCGTCGCTGGACGTCGCCCCGCGCGGGCGCGGCCGGGCGCTGCAGTCGGCGCTGCGGGAGGAGGTGCGCTCCGGGCGCCTGGCGGCCGGGGTGCGGATGCCGTCGAGCCGGGCACTGGCCGCCGATCTGGGCGTGTCGCGGGGCGTGGTGACCGACGCCTACGAGCAGTTGACCGCCGAGGGCTATCTGACCGGCCGGCAGGGGGCGGGCACCTGGGTGGCGCGGACCTCCGCCGGCCCCGCGGTGCCCGTGGCGAGCGGCTTCGCCGAGGACGACCGGGGCGGCCCCGCGGACCTGCGGCCGGGCCTGCCGGACCTCTCGCTCTTCCCGCGGGCGGCGTGGTCGGCCGCGCACCGCAGGATCGTGGCCCGGCTGCCGCACTCCGCGTTCGGCTACCCCGATCCGCGCGGCCTGCCGGAGCTGCGCCAGGCGC comes from Streptomyces sp. NBC_00448 and encodes:
- a CDS encoding helix-turn-helix domain-containing protein encodes the protein MDRHHEPGDGNELGGFLRARRAALDPRRAGLPHHGGLRRVPGLRREELAQLAHVSFDYVVRLEQGRTRKVSRAVLDALADALQMTPDERDYLFGLADISPRKAARAPGLPDVAPRLRQLLDDMHDVPAMVIHRRMDVLAWNRAAAALLTDFAALPPARRNIIRLTFLDDAFRAQYVDWPVVARECVAVLRMESGRHPDDPDLGALIAELNEKDADFRAWWADYRVAGPRQLTKRIRHPTAGELTLDVQQLSVDTDADQLLAAYTAHDAKSRDALDFLLRWSGGPRPARASSQP
- a CDS encoding GntR family transcriptional regulator, with translation MGTTQLEAVQEPKYWHLKTVLNDALDSEFEVGEILPNERDLAARFGVARATLRQALEQLELEGRLQRRRGVGTTVAPPRIGVAVGPSANVWPGAVRDAWNTVGCVEAAAPAAIAALLGTDREEAVHTVRRERVTQGQPVATELLYVPSASVPGLSTLLTPAEHGPAVLRELHVLELEGEDRSVELGSARAEDAKQLDRLPGAPVLVVTTRYYAAGRVAAASVATYRADTCRLTFGDSGALEVLHDQPGSRRQAS
- a CDS encoding NCS2 family permease codes for the protein MPGSVADDAVKPAPAPPPANHLLERWFRISQRGSTPGREVRGGLATFFAMAYILVLNPIILSGSKAHPVLDKYGHSLSPGQVLTVTALVAAVMTVIMGVGGNLPLAIATGLGLNAVVAYQLAPKMSWPDAMGLVVLEGLLICVLVVTGLRQAIMEAIPQAIKKAIAVGIGMFIAFIGLVDAGFVTRIPDAASTTTPVQLGGTGTLTGWPVLVFCVGVLLTISLVARRMRGAILISIVVMTIVALIVNKIADIPDLAWGLNPPTVPHKAVATPDFGLVGHFSLFGGFRDAGVVTCVLSVFTLVLSDFFDAMGTIVGISSEAGLLDKEGRVPNIGRVLFIDGAAAVAGGMASSSSNTAYVESAAGVGEGARTGLASVVTGVLFALALFLSPLAGVVPSQAAAPALVAVGFLLMAQVRTIDWTEYDTAIPAFLTIAVMPFTYSITNGIGAGFLSYVVLKTALGKIREVHPLVWCVSLFFLAYFAIDPLQQAFGVK
- a CDS encoding ROK family protein; the protein is MERLTGGDPSLLRRINSAVVLHALRGAQTPTLTELVHTTGLSRPTVEGVIEGLTESDLVVEVAPEPGDTRKQGRPARRFRFHAEAGHLLGVEIGAHQVRAVLSDLSGQVLDTLGHDVAEAAGADDRIDRVRGTVADLLRKAGVARSTLWAVGVGSPGIVEAGGEVRLGTALPGWTGLALGERLQRSFRCPVLVENDANLAAVAEHWKGAAVGTDDVVFVLAGLSPGAGSLIGGRLHRGFGGAAGEIGALHLLGREVTPEHLLSTTGTPLHPLDEPAVERVFALAREGDVQAKDALDRFLRRLVHDVAALVLAIDPELVVVGGWAAGLDGVLEPLRAELARYCLRPPNVVLSALGQEAIATGALRLALDHVEEQLFAVEQTSLPRH
- a CDS encoding DMT family transporter, coding for MNSSSRSGALFAAVACVLVGASFTAGGALVHYPHAGGQALRYGAAFLLLAGPACRGGSGRLRALGVRQWALVAAVAAVGMVGFNLSVLAAERTAQPAVPGVLVGCAPVVVAVLVPLAAGRRPGTAVTGGAVLVAAGAFAVQGWGGTDGRGLAWSVAALGGEVGFALLAAPLVRPLGPLLLSTCVCGFAAVEAAVLAAVGDGFRTPTGPEALALGWQAVVATVIGFVCWYAGFQRLGTERAALFSGLIPVSAALTAPVVSVGTLGVGQLAGSALVAAGVAVGSGALRGVRGVRGRAYGSGGGSALREAPGTAVDGPAGGEEPVPAARRR
- a CDS encoding SDR family oxidoreductase produces the protein MVQVTVVTGGSRGIGAAVALRLAAAGHQVAIGYERAKDAAEDVARQIRAGGGTCLVHQVDTSDEQQVDTFFGAVRDELGPATGLVNNAGITGPLGRFAETPVEVMRRVVDVNVMGALICARRAVLDMSTRYGGEGGAIVNISSGGATLGSPGEYVHYAASKSAVDAMTVGLSKELAEEGVRVNSVQPGMIVTDIHAAMGDAQRPWRKSDRIPMRRPGQPEEVAGAVAWLLSPDASYTTGAVLRVTGGL